One genomic region from Nocardia vinacea encodes:
- the eccB gene encoding type VII secretion protein EccB: MARFRVVTKHQISGWRFLLRRIEHALVRRDASMIDDPQRGRSTALSIGIALACVVIAGAAMLGFFKPAKKVGDSKIVAEKDTGALYVRVGGRMHPALNLTSARLIAGSSDNPVPVSRDELAKYPRGPWVGIPGAPGVIADNGDRNSSWTVCDTAKVGAAAPVNPQTGLPTVALSPVVTTAISGPLTVDGDAVRGLGPDEARLLRDDSTTWLVYSDEQQGIVRAAIDMSNSAVILALGIDPTSTVVSASKGFISAIPEVPPLRVPDVPGAGSTVTFSSGLSVPVGTVLTVSAPDRGAFYYLASESGVVQINSVLASIIRNANSHGSVTTRTVGPDVIAANLRPGAWPGTASYPTRPVHVIDPMRLGVTCYHWSRAGTDPNAATELLVGRQLPLKVDEQNRTVGLVTATGSRGTTADAAYLPRTTGRFVQVTGAESGSPRRESLFWISDSGVRYGIDAVVESNSTPDSTLTSLGLRTPVPAPWSIVSLFAVGPTLSQKDAKIQHDGIPTNKAVRGLPGGTS; the protein is encoded by the coding sequence ATGGCGCGCTTCCGGGTGGTGACCAAGCACCAGATATCGGGCTGGCGGTTTCTGCTGCGCCGGATCGAGCATGCGCTGGTCCGTCGGGACGCCTCGATGATCGACGATCCGCAGCGCGGTCGCTCCACCGCACTGTCGATCGGTATCGCGTTGGCCTGCGTGGTGATCGCCGGTGCGGCGATGCTCGGATTCTTCAAACCGGCGAAGAAGGTCGGCGACTCGAAGATCGTCGCGGAGAAGGACACCGGCGCGCTGTATGTGCGCGTCGGCGGTCGCATGCATCCGGCGCTGAATCTGACCTCGGCGCGACTCATCGCCGGTTCGTCGGACAATCCGGTGCCGGTCTCGCGTGACGAGTTGGCCAAGTATCCGCGCGGGCCATGGGTCGGTATTCCGGGCGCACCCGGGGTGATCGCGGACAACGGCGACCGGAATTCCTCATGGACGGTGTGTGATACCGCGAAGGTCGGGGCGGCGGCACCGGTCAATCCGCAGACCGGATTGCCGACGGTCGCGTTGTCGCCGGTGGTGACGACCGCGATCAGCGGTCCGCTGACCGTCGACGGCGATGCGGTCCGCGGGCTGGGCCCCGATGAGGCGCGACTGCTGCGCGATGACAGCACCACCTGGCTCGTGTACTCCGACGAGCAGCAGGGCATTGTCCGGGCGGCCATAGATATGAGTAATTCTGCGGTGATCCTGGCTTTGGGCATCGACCCGACCTCGACCGTGGTCTCGGCCTCCAAGGGTTTCATCTCGGCCATCCCCGAGGTGCCGCCGCTGCGCGTGCCCGACGTGCCCGGTGCGGGCAGCACCGTGACATTCTCCTCGGGTCTGAGCGTGCCGGTCGGTACGGTGCTCACGGTATCGGCGCCCGATCGTGGCGCATTCTATTATCTGGCCTCGGAATCCGGTGTGGTGCAGATCAATTCGGTACTCGCATCGATCATCCGCAACGCCAATTCGCACGGTTCGGTAACGACGCGGACCGTCGGCCCGGATGTCATCGCGGCGAATCTGCGGCCCGGTGCGTGGCCGGGGACCGCCAGCTACCCGACTCGACCGGTGCATGTCATCGATCCGATGCGCCTGGGGGTGACCTGTTATCACTGGTCGCGCGCGGGCACGGATCCGAATGCCGCGACCGAGTTGCTCGTGGGACGGCAATTACCGTTGAAGGTGGACGAACAGAACCGAACCGTCGGCCTGGTGACGGCGACCGGATCGCGCGGTACCACCGCCGACGCCGCATATCTGCCGCGCACCACCGGACGCTTCGTCCAGGTGACCGGCGCGGAATCCGGATCGCCGCGGCGGGAGTCGCTGTTCTGGATCTCCGACAGCGGCGTTCGCTACGGCATCGACGCCGTGGTCGAGTCCAACTCCACCCCGGATTCGACCTTGACCTCGCTCGGCCTGCGGACTCCGGTGCCCGCTCCATGGTCCATCGTGTCGCTGTTCGCGGTCGGCCCCACCCTGTCGCAGAAGGACGCCAAGATCCAGCACGACGGCATCCCGACGAATAAGGCTGTCAGAGGACTTCCGGGAGGTACTTCGTGA
- the eccA gene encoding type VII secretion AAA-ATPase EccA, with product MAIFGPRGSSEGKSELSAAEDAFYTGVQSLALVAGGVRNEQQAAAAFRAATDLDPDMCDAWLGRAMAGEVTSEVIYGAYRSVHNLYRDQQRAGLVDRALWCQVEIGVFGLRVAMADRDQIAIAQACSYAEGGEWGEAAAILAEVPRDDVADFVRMSLFFRTKQWIDVLTARNAKPSLDDGLLDIAAELMTAQSLAHLGRLGEALPRAQRIVEDSQSGNLSYIWADAHYLLGMLLRHDGDQEAADKILKGLQGSALWQDRPEWQRAVRDKSYRLEITTAEVIASRTNQWDPKSGDDPTEVAASAARLARESQLEEASDLLRAQIGMDSVKEQVDRLKSGVLMDQVRAKRGLAVDSRSQHLIFSGPPGTGKTTIARVIAKIFAGLGVVENAEVIEVSRNDMVGTHLGHTAPKTNALIDSALGGVLFIDEAYTLIQEGLSGGDAFGKEAVDTLLARMENDRDKLVVIIAGYEEEIDRFLASNDGLAGRFTKRIRFSSYNADELVRIADHIAHKKDSILAADAKEVLRARCEQLSGQTKNGRRLIDLAGNGRFVRNVVESAEAERDYRFTRENADVLSMTNEELMTIDSSDITAALAGLAPAATG from the coding sequence ATGGCTATCTTCGGTCCACGAGGATCGTCGGAAGGGAAGTCCGAGTTGTCTGCGGCCGAGGACGCGTTCTACACAGGTGTGCAAAGTCTGGCGCTCGTCGCCGGGGGCGTGCGAAATGAACAGCAGGCGGCGGCTGCCTTCCGCGCCGCTACGGACCTGGATCCGGATATGTGCGACGCCTGGTTGGGGCGCGCCATGGCCGGTGAGGTCACCTCCGAGGTGATCTACGGTGCGTATCGATCGGTGCATAACCTGTACCGGGATCAGCAACGCGCGGGTCTGGTCGATCGTGCGCTGTGGTGTCAGGTCGAGATCGGCGTTTTCGGGCTGCGCGTGGCCATGGCGGATCGGGATCAGATCGCCATCGCCCAGGCCTGCTCCTATGCCGAGGGCGGCGAATGGGGGGAGGCCGCGGCCATTCTCGCCGAAGTGCCGCGCGACGATGTCGCCGACTTCGTGCGGATGTCGCTGTTCTTCCGAACCAAGCAGTGGATCGATGTGCTCACGGCCCGCAATGCCAAGCCCTCGCTCGACGATGGGCTGTTGGATATCGCGGCCGAGCTGATGACGGCACAGTCGCTGGCGCATCTGGGTCGGCTCGGCGAAGCCCTGCCGCGCGCGCAGCGCATCGTCGAGGACAGTCAGTCCGGCAATCTTTCCTACATCTGGGCGGACGCGCACTACCTGCTCGGTATGCTGCTGCGCCACGACGGCGATCAAGAAGCCGCTGACAAGATTCTCAAAGGCCTGCAGGGGTCGGCGCTGTGGCAGGACCGCCCCGAATGGCAGCGTGCGGTGCGGGACAAGAGCTATCGACTCGAGATCACCACCGCCGAGGTCATCGCTTCGCGCACGAATCAGTGGGATCCGAAGTCCGGTGACGATCCGACCGAAGTCGCCGCATCCGCCGCGCGGCTCGCACGCGAGTCCCAGCTGGAGGAGGCCTCCGATCTGCTGCGGGCCCAGATCGGTATGGATTCGGTCAAGGAGCAGGTCGACCGGCTCAAGTCGGGTGTGCTGATGGATCAGGTCCGGGCCAAACGCGGGCTGGCCGTGGATTCCCGATCGCAGCACCTGATCTTCTCCGGCCCGCCCGGCACCGGAAAAACGACCATCGCCCGCGTCATCGCGAAGATCTTCGCCGGACTCGGCGTCGTCGAGAACGCCGAAGTCATCGAGGTATCGCGCAACGATATGGTCGGCACCCACCTCGGCCACACCGCGCCGAAGACGAACGCGTTGATCGATTCCGCGCTCGGTGGCGTGCTGTTCATCGATGAGGCGTACACGCTGATCCAGGAGGGGCTGTCCGGTGGTGACGCATTCGGCAAGGAAGCCGTTGACACCTTGCTGGCCCGCATGGAGAACGATCGCGACAAATTGGTCGTGATCATCGCGGGTTACGAGGAGGAGATCGACCGATTCCTGGCCTCCAACGACGGTCTCGCCGGGCGTTTCACCAAGCGCATCCGGTTCTCCAGCTACAACGCCGATGAACTGGTGCGGATTGCCGATCATATTGCGCACAAAAAGGATTCGATTCTCGCCGCCGACGCCAAAGAAGTGCTGCGGGCACGGTGCGAGCAGTTGTCGGGGCAGACCAAGAACGGTCGGCGGCTCATCGATCTGGCGGGCAACGGTCGTTTCGTCCGCAATGTCGTCGAGTCCGCCGAAGCCGAGCGAGACTATCGGTTTACCAGGGAAAACGCGGATGTGCTTTCGATGACCAATGAGGAGTTGATGACCATCGACTCCTCAGATATCACCGCCGCGCTCGCGGGCTTGGCGCCGGCCGCGACTGGCTGA